The Spiroplasma citri genomic sequence TCATTTAAACTTAAATTTTCTGAACGTAAATTTAATGCATAATTTAATTTTAATAAGATATCTTCTGCTAAAGTTTTATTATTAACAATAATTGCTAAGTTATTTAAAATTGTTTTTCGCTTTGTTGCAAACATCATTCGAATAAACTTAATAAATTCTTTATCATTTATTAGCGCAGGATATTTTTTATTTAATTTAAATTTTAAAACAATACTATCAACTTTTGGTGCTGGAACAAAATTATTACGGCCAACTAAAGAAACTTTTTCAATATCACTATAAAATTGACAAACAACAGAAAGACTATTATAATTTTTTGAATTTGGCTGCGCCATAATTCGTTCACCAACCTCTTTTTGCATCATTAAAATAATTTCTTTTACTTTTGGGTTCTTTATTTTTAATAATTTAAAGATAATCGGTGAAGTAATATAATAAGGAATATTGGAAATAATACTAATTGGATTATTATCTAAAAATTCTGTTAAAAATAATTTTTCTAAATCAAGGGTTAAAATATCTGCTTGAATAATAGTTAAATTCTGATCTTTAAATTTTAATGTTAAGTATTCCACTAAAGTTGAATCAATTTCAACACAAACAAGTTTATTTGCTTTTAATAAAATAGAACTTGTCAAAGCCCCCATTCCTGGGCCAATTTCTAAAATATTTGTGTTTGGTAAATCAAATGCGCTATCAACAATTAAATTAATAAAATGAGTATTTGTTAAAAAGTTTTGTCCTTTGCTTTTTTTAACAACTATCCCTTCGGCACGCATTTCTTGGTTTTGTTTCTTCATTGTTTCTCCTTTAAAATATCAATTAAATCTTGCTTTTTAACATTCATATAATTTAGTCATTTAAATGTTGTTTTATTATTAGTTGGCATTAAGTTATAATACTTAATAATTTTTTCACGCTTTAATTTTGAGTCAACTAAATTAATATAATCACTTCATAATAAATTATCAACTGGCTGATTTGAAAAACTAATTAAATTATTAATACTGTTTTTAATCGCAATTTCAGATGCTTCAGCCACGCCAACTTTTTTACCCTTAATTGCATCATTCTTACTTATAAAAGCATGAAGGCAGTTATTTTCCAAATAATCACTAATAATTTGGCGTAATTTTTGCCCAGGATAATCAGGATCAGTAAAAATAATTATTTTATTGTTTAAACTAATTTTTTTAATCAATGCTAACTTTTCTTTTGTAATTCCACTACCACTGGTTTCAATTGTTTTAATGTCAGGAAAAATACTTTTTAACTTTGTTGAATCGGTCTTACCTTCAACAATAATAAATACTCCCATTTTATCCTTCACTCCCCGATAAACACCTTTTTCATTTACTTATCATGATTTTATAGTATAATTATACTAGACTATTACATTAAAATAATCATAAATTTTAAATATAGGAGTAGGAGGCAAAAAGAAATATGGCTAATTATAAATTTGGAAAAGACTACTCGTTTTTAACATTAGACTTAGGTACAGCTAATACGGTAGCCTATGTATCAGGTCAGGGAATTGTTTACAATGAACCTTCGATGATGGCATATGACACTTTAAACAACTCATTAATTACCTTAGGAAATGAAGCATACAAAATGGTTGGAAAAACGCATGATCATATCAGAATGGTAACACCTCTTGTTGATGGAGTTATCTCAGATATGGAAGCAGCCCAAGATTTACTAAAGCACATTTTTAGTAGATTAAAATTATCAGGAATTTGAAAAAATTCACTAGTAATATTAGCATGCCCAAGCGGAGTTACCGAATTAGAACGTGGTGCTTTAAAAGCTATTGCAAAAGATATGGGAGCAAGTCACGTTTTAGTAGAAGAAGAAGTTAAACTAGCAGCATTA encodes the following:
- the rsmA gene encoding 16S rRNA (adenine(1518)-N(6)/adenine(1519)-N(6))-dimethyltransferase RsmA is translated as MKKQNQEMRAEGIVVKKSKGQNFLTNTHFINLIVDSAFDLPNTNILEIGPGMGALTSSILLKANKLVCVEIDSTLVEYLTLKFKDQNLTIIQADILTLDLEKLFLTEFLDNNPISIISNIPYYITSPIIFKLLKIKNPKVKEIILMMQKEVGERIMAQPNSKNYNSLSVVCQFYSDIEKVSLVGRNNFVPAPKVDSIVLKFKLNKKYPALINDKEFIKFIRMMFATKRKTILNNLAIIVNNKTLAEDILLKLNYALNLRSENLSLNDFYLLYNEIKQIKGEL
- the rnmV gene encoding ribonuclease M5 — protein: MGVFIIVEGKTDSTKLKSIFPDIKTIETSGSGITKEKLALIKKISLNNKIIIFTDPDYPGQKLRQIISDYLENNCLHAFISKNDAIKGKKVGVAEASEIAIKNSINNLISFSNQPVDNLLWSDYINLVDSKLKREKIIKYYNLMPTNNKTTFKWLNYMNVKKQDLIDILKEKQWRNKTKKCVPKG